Proteins encoded together in one Microbacterium oxydans window:
- a CDS encoding bifunctional 3'-5' exonuclease/DNA polymerase, whose amino-acid sequence MTTPASGAERRIALISVGPQDYVAIELGSDDEERSRTPLRAGELAAWVAENEASDAPRWIIRSAAEIYASLLLDGVRIGRSHDLVLCHAILRDTATVPIPLAATADWERREPTAAAPSLFDVFDDEGGDDAIAAALDQYRSQRRVIADAADGRLTLLCAAESAGGLIAEEMRVAGLPWDEGVHDAILTETLGTRPVAGGLPSRMVEVGDRVRELLGDATLHLDSQPKLLRALHRVGVHVESTSRWELAEHDHPVVEPLLAYKKLSRLLSANGWGWLAEWVHDRRFRPVYIPGGVVTGRWASAGGGALQLPRSLRPAVRADPGWTLVVADVAQLEPRMLAAMAADEAMARAARGSDLYAGVVASGAVATREEAKYAVLGAMYGATTGDSGRLVPRLRKVYPRAMALVDAAARTGEDGGIVSTWLGRSSPRPSAEWMRLQAEATDADADPAVVALARRRARDWGRFTRNFVVQGTAAEWSLIWLAEIRHRLQQIPEVFMAAEASGPFARSPHLAFFLHDEVILHVPQEHAEAAATAVRDAAATATTRLFGSFPIDVPLDLRIAESAEK is encoded by the coding sequence ATGACGACGCCCGCGTCGGGCGCCGAACGACGCATCGCGCTGATCTCGGTCGGCCCGCAGGACTACGTCGCGATCGAGCTCGGCAGCGACGACGAGGAGCGGAGTCGTACGCCTCTACGCGCGGGTGAGCTCGCCGCGTGGGTCGCCGAGAACGAGGCCTCCGACGCGCCGAGGTGGATCATCCGCTCGGCCGCGGAGATCTACGCCTCACTGCTCCTCGACGGCGTGCGCATCGGCCGCAGCCACGATCTGGTGCTGTGCCATGCGATCCTTCGCGACACCGCGACGGTGCCGATTCCGCTCGCGGCCACGGCGGACTGGGAACGACGTGAGCCCACGGCCGCAGCCCCCTCGCTCTTCGACGTGTTCGATGACGAGGGCGGCGACGACGCGATCGCCGCGGCGCTGGACCAGTACCGCTCCCAGCGCCGGGTGATCGCGGATGCGGCCGACGGCCGGCTCACGCTGCTCTGCGCCGCCGAGTCCGCCGGTGGCCTCATCGCCGAGGAGATGCGCGTCGCCGGGCTGCCGTGGGACGAGGGCGTGCACGATGCGATCCTCACCGAGACGCTCGGCACCCGCCCCGTCGCGGGAGGGCTCCCGAGTCGCATGGTCGAGGTCGGGGATCGGGTCCGAGAGCTCCTGGGCGATGCCACGCTGCACCTCGACAGCCAGCCGAAGCTGCTCCGCGCCCTGCATCGGGTCGGGGTGCACGTGGAGTCGACGAGCCGCTGGGAGCTGGCGGAGCACGACCACCCGGTCGTGGAGCCCCTCCTCGCCTACAAGAAGCTCTCCCGGCTGCTCAGCGCCAACGGCTGGGGCTGGCTCGCCGAGTGGGTGCACGACCGCCGGTTCCGTCCCGTCTATATCCCCGGGGGCGTGGTGACGGGGCGCTGGGCCTCGGCGGGAGGAGGGGCCCTGCAGCTGCCGCGCAGTCTCCGCCCCGCGGTCCGCGCGGATCCGGGCTGGACGCTGGTCGTGGCGGACGTGGCGCAGCTGGAGCCGCGGATGCTGGCCGCGATGGCGGCGGACGAGGCGATGGCCCGTGCCGCGCGAGGGAGCGACCTCTACGCCGGCGTCGTCGCGTCCGGTGCCGTCGCCACCCGCGAGGAGGCGAAGTACGCGGTCCTCGGCGCGATGTACGGCGCGACCACCGGCGACAGCGGGCGACTGGTGCCCCGGCTGCGGAAGGTCTATCCGCGCGCGATGGCCCTCGTCGACGCAGCGGCGCGGACGGGGGAGGACGGCGGGATCGTCTCCACCTGGCTCGGCCGGTCCTCGCCACGACCCTCGGCGGAGTGGATGCGGCTGCAGGCGGAGGCGACCGACGCGGACGCCGACCCCGCGGTCGTGGCCCTCGCCCGGCGCCGAGCGCGCGACTGGGGACGCTTCACGAGGAACTTCGTCGTCCAGGGAACCGCCGCGGAATGGTCGTTGATCTGGCTCGCCGAGATCCGCCATCGGCTGCAGCAGATCCCGGAGGTCTTCATGGCGGCGGAGGCGTCCGGCCCTTTCGCCCGCTCTCCGCACCTCGCGTTCTTCCTGCACGACGAGGTGATCCTGCACGTCCCGCAGGAGCACGCGGAGGCGGCGGCCACCGCGGTCCGCGATGCGGCGGCCACCGCGACGACGCGGCTGTTCGGCTCCTTCCCGATCGATGTCCCCCTCGACCTGCGCATCGCGGAGTCGGCGGAGAAATAG
- a CDS encoding AI-2E family transporter, protein MAANARREVVEPVATPQPSNAIAAYARTNPFTFGLLGALGVLVALAIGGIVDQLATVLVYVGVAIFLALGLDPIVRFIEKKLPRPAAVTIVVAGVLLAFAGIILAIVPILVEQISNLIKDGPKMVEDFLASDWYKDVSGQFGSTIKDAGQGILDFVQNPDNFLDIGGGVFAVGAGIAGGITGITIVLILTLYFMASLRSMKRLAVRFVPAYQRDTFGELLEDVSGAVGRYVIGQASLALINGILSLIFLSIIGAPVPALLALIAFIGSMIPLVGTLTASIINSLICLFVSPLTALIAIIYYLVYMQIEAYVLSPRIMSKAVAVPGALVVIAAVAGGALGGILGALVAIPVAASIIIIVQKVVFPAQDRKRVAPPAVTAR, encoded by the coding sequence ATGGCCGCGAACGCTCGCCGCGAAGTGGTGGAACCCGTCGCGACTCCGCAGCCGTCGAACGCCATCGCCGCCTATGCGCGGACGAACCCGTTCACGTTCGGTCTCCTCGGGGCCCTCGGTGTCCTCGTCGCGCTCGCGATCGGCGGCATCGTCGACCAGCTCGCCACCGTCCTCGTCTACGTCGGCGTGGCGATCTTCCTCGCGCTCGGGCTCGACCCGATCGTGCGTTTCATCGAGAAGAAGCTCCCGCGCCCCGCCGCCGTCACCATCGTGGTCGCCGGGGTGCTCCTCGCCTTCGCCGGTATCATCCTCGCCATCGTCCCGATCCTCGTCGAGCAGATCAGCAACCTGATCAAGGACGGCCCGAAGATGGTCGAGGACTTCCTGGCCAGCGACTGGTACAAGGACGTCAGCGGTCAGTTCGGATCGACGATCAAGGATGCCGGGCAGGGAATCCTCGACTTCGTCCAGAACCCCGACAACTTCCTCGACATCGGCGGTGGGGTCTTCGCCGTCGGCGCGGGCATCGCGGGCGGCATCACCGGGATCACGATCGTGCTGATCCTCACCCTGTACTTCATGGCCTCCCTGCGGAGCATGAAGCGCCTCGCCGTGCGCTTTGTCCCGGCCTACCAGCGCGACACCTTCGGCGAGCTGCTGGAGGACGTCTCCGGCGCCGTCGGCCGATACGTGATCGGTCAGGCGAGCCTCGCGCTCATCAACGGCATCCTGAGCCTCATCTTCCTCAGCATCATCGGCGCCCCGGTGCCCGCGCTGCTCGCGCTCATCGCCTTCATCGGCTCGATGATCCCGCTCGTCGGAACGCTGACGGCGTCGATCATCAACTCGCTGATCTGCCTCTTCGTGTCGCCGCTGACCGCGCTCATCGCGATCATCTACTACCTCGTCTACATGCAGATCGAGGCATACGTCCTCTCCCCGCGCATCATGAGCAAGGCCGTCGCCGTCCCTGGCGCCCTCGTCGTGATCGCCGCCGTCGCCGGTGGTGCACTCGGCGGCATCCTCGGCGCCCTCGTCGCGATCCCGGTCGCGGCGAGCATCATCATCATCGTGCAGAAGGTGGTGTTCCCCGCCCAGGATCGGAAGCGGGTCGCACCGCCCGCCGTCACCGCACGGTGA
- a CDS encoding SPOR domain-containing protein: protein MSDGDHKYWYNSETGEVEFGMISPSIDRIGPFDTEAEARRAPEVLQERSRAWADEEAVEQGWDVKGDAKGQGAE from the coding sequence ATGTCTGACGGTGACCACAAGTACTGGTACAACTCCGAGACCGGCGAGGTCGAGTTCGGCATGATCTCGCCCTCCATCGACCGGATCGGTCCTTTCGACACCGAGGCCGAGGCCCGCCGTGCCCCCGAGGTGCTGCAGGAGCGTTCGCGCGCCTGGGCCGACGAGGAAGCGGTGGAGCAGGGCTGGGACGTCAAGGGCGACGCAAAGGGCCAGGGCGCAGAGTAG
- the glnA gene encoding type I glutamate--ammonia ligase has product MDKQRDFVLRTIEERGVKFVRLWFTDVIGTLKSVAIAPAEVEGAFAEGIGFDGSAIEGLTRTYESDLLAQPDPTTFQTLPWRGEIDPTARMFCDLTTPDGQPAVADPRHVLKRTLAKAADAGFTFYTHPEIEFYLLKSSSFGPDGPVPVDSAGYFDNVPGGTAHDFRRRSVRMLEDLGISVEFSHHEGGPGQNEIDLRYADALTTADNVMTFRTVIKEVAIEQGVYATFMPKPLSGHPGSGMHTHMSLFEGDQNAFYEEGAKYQLSKTGRHFIAGLLKHANEISAVTNQFVNSYKRLWGGDEAPSFITWGHNNRSALVRVPMYKPNKGQSSRVEYRALDSAANPYLAYALMLAAGLKGIEEGYELPPEAEDNVWALSDAERRALGYSALPASLDHALEYMEESELVAETLGEQVFNYVLLNKRKEWEAYRGQVTPLELKNNLELL; this is encoded by the coding sequence ATGGACAAGCAGAGGGACTTCGTCCTCCGCACCATCGAGGAGCGCGGCGTCAAGTTCGTGCGCCTGTGGTTCACCGACGTCATCGGCACCCTGAAGTCGGTGGCGATCGCCCCGGCCGAGGTCGAGGGCGCGTTCGCGGAGGGCATCGGATTCGACGGCTCGGCGATCGAGGGCCTGACTCGCACCTACGAGTCCGACCTGCTCGCGCAGCCCGATCCCACGACGTTCCAGACGCTGCCCTGGCGGGGGGAGATCGACCCCACCGCGCGCATGTTCTGCGACCTGACGACGCCCGACGGCCAGCCGGCCGTCGCCGACCCGCGGCACGTGCTCAAGCGCACGCTCGCCAAGGCCGCGGATGCCGGGTTCACGTTCTACACGCACCCCGAGATCGAGTTCTACCTGTTGAAGTCGTCGTCCTTCGGGCCTGACGGTCCGGTTCCGGTCGACTCCGCGGGCTACTTCGACAACGTCCCCGGCGGCACGGCGCACGACTTCCGTCGTCGTTCGGTGCGGATGCTGGAAGACCTCGGCATCTCCGTCGAGTTCAGCCACCACGAGGGCGGCCCCGGTCAGAACGAGATCGACCTCCGCTACGCGGACGCGCTGACGACGGCCGACAACGTCATGACCTTCCGCACGGTGATCAAGGAGGTGGCGATCGAGCAGGGCGTCTACGCGACGTTCATGCCGAAGCCGCTCAGCGGTCACCCGGGCAGCGGCATGCACACGCACATGTCCCTGTTCGAGGGCGACCAGAACGCCTTCTACGAGGAGGGCGCGAAGTACCAGCTCTCCAAGACGGGCCGCCACTTCATCGCGGGACTCCTCAAGCACGCGAACGAGATCTCCGCGGTCACGAACCAGTTCGTGAACTCGTACAAGCGCCTCTGGGGCGGCGACGAGGCCCCGAGCTTCATCACCTGGGGTCACAACAACCGCTCCGCGCTGGTGCGCGTGCCGATGTACAAGCCCAACAAGGGCCAGTCCTCCCGCGTGGAGTACCGGGCTCTGGACTCCGCGGCGAACCCGTACCTGGCCTACGCGCTCATGCTCGCCGCCGGGCTCAAGGGCATCGAGGAGGGCTACGAGCTCCCGCCCGAGGCCGAGGACAACGTGTGGGCCCTCAGCGATGCGGAGCGACGGGCCCTGGGCTACTCGGCACTGCCCGCGAGCCTCGACCACGCGCTCGAGTACATGGAGGAGTCCGAGCTCGTCGCCGAGACGCTCGGGGAGCAGGTGTTCAACTACGTGCTGCTCAACAAGCGCAAGGAGTGGGAGGCCTACCGCGGTCAGGTCACCCCGCTCGAGCTGAAGAACAACCTCGAGCTCCTCTGA
- the ppgK gene encoding polyphosphate--glucose phosphotransferase: MAKAIGVDIGGTGIKAGIVDLEHGIMASDRVRVPTPEGASPQDVLNAVQTVLKTLDVHESTLPLGVAFPAIVKRGKTLSAANVSKEWIDFDAERFFRDGLGRNIVFVNDADAAGVAEARHGAARDVRGFTLLTTLGTGIGSAFLYDGVLLPNTELGHLNFREYESVETYAATSARERENLTWAEWAERLQAFYSHIEFLFSPDLFVVGGGVSKNAGDFLPLLELKTPIVPAIHRNNSGIIGAASLAGD; encoded by the coding sequence ATGGCAAAAGCGATCGGCGTCGACATCGGCGGCACGGGTATCAAAGCAGGAATCGTCGACCTCGAGCACGGAATCATGGCATCCGACCGCGTGCGGGTGCCCACTCCCGAAGGCGCATCGCCGCAGGATGTGCTGAACGCCGTGCAGACGGTTCTCAAGACGCTCGACGTGCACGAGTCGACCCTCCCGCTCGGTGTCGCCTTCCCGGCGATCGTCAAGCGCGGCAAGACCCTCTCCGCTGCGAACGTCTCGAAGGAGTGGATCGACTTCGACGCCGAGCGCTTCTTCCGTGACGGCCTCGGTCGCAACATCGTGTTCGTGAACGACGCGGATGCCGCCGGCGTCGCCGAGGCCCGCCACGGAGCGGCCAGGGACGTCCGCGGCTTCACCCTCCTCACGACCCTCGGCACGGGTATCGGCTCCGCGTTCCTCTACGACGGCGTGCTGCTGCCGAACACCGAGCTCGGTCACCTCAACTTCCGCGAGTACGAGTCGGTCGAGACGTATGCCGCGACCTCGGCGCGCGAGCGCGAGAACCTCACCTGGGCCGAGTGGGCGGAGCGCCTGCAGGCGTTCTACTCGCACATCGAGTTCCTGTTCAGCCCCGACCTCTTCGTGGTCGGCGGCGGCGTGTCGAAGAACGCCGGGGACTTCCTCCCCCTGCTCGAGCTCAAGACCCCGATCGTCCCGGCGATCCACCGCAACAACTCGGGCATCATCGGCGCGGCCTCGCTCGCCGGCGACTGA
- a CDS encoding diacylglycerol/lipid kinase family protein produces MSQQNIGIVWNPSKIDEEKLRDAVARSFPETADLRWWETTPDDPGRGMAKEAVEAGCEVVIAVGGDGTVRAVAEALAGTDTALGIVPQGTGNLLARNLGVPLDNIPAALDRVRDAEPRRIDLGWVELDGDEHAFAVMVGFGVDAQMLVETNDDLKDRAGWLAYVEAMGRALAGTEMTDITLTLDGDEPQEVRGHTMLIGNCGMLQGGIRLLPDAELDDGRLDLLLISADGALQWLDTVRSVVWDNGIRRLLGAEKEAVSTESTRHVAAERIVVELAQPQMFEIDGEEIGEVSSFTVRVQAGAITVR; encoded by the coding sequence ATGAGCCAACAGAACATCGGCATCGTCTGGAATCCCTCGAAGATCGACGAGGAGAAGCTGCGCGACGCCGTCGCCCGTTCGTTCCCGGAGACAGCAGATCTTCGCTGGTGGGAGACGACCCCGGACGACCCGGGGCGCGGCATGGCGAAGGAAGCCGTCGAGGCGGGGTGCGAGGTCGTGATCGCGGTCGGCGGAGACGGCACCGTGCGGGCGGTCGCCGAGGCCCTCGCTGGAACCGACACCGCGCTGGGCATCGTGCCGCAGGGGACCGGGAACCTGCTCGCGCGCAACCTCGGTGTGCCGCTGGACAACATCCCCGCCGCACTGGACCGGGTGCGCGACGCCGAGCCGCGGCGCATCGACCTCGGCTGGGTCGAACTCGACGGCGACGAGCATGCCTTCGCGGTGATGGTGGGCTTCGGGGTGGACGCCCAGATGCTCGTGGAGACGAACGACGACCTGAAGGACCGCGCCGGATGGCTCGCCTATGTCGAGGCGATGGGCCGGGCGCTCGCGGGCACCGAGATGACCGACATCACGCTCACGCTGGACGGGGACGAGCCGCAGGAGGTCCGCGGTCACACGATGCTGATCGGCAACTGCGGCATGCTCCAGGGCGGCATCCGTCTGCTTCCGGACGCCGAGCTCGACGACGGCCGCCTCGACCTGCTGCTGATCAGCGCCGACGGTGCCCTGCAGTGGCTCGACACCGTGCGCTCCGTGGTCTGGGACAACGGCATCCGCCGTCTGCTCGGCGCGGAGAAGGAGGCGGTGAGCACGGAGTCCACGCGGCACGTCGCCGCGGAGCGGATCGTCGTCGAGCTGGCTCAGCCGCAGATGTTCGAGATCGACGGCGAGGAGATCGGCGAGGTGTCGTCCTTCACCGTGCGGGTTCAGGCGGGCGCCATCACCGTGCGGTGA
- a CDS encoding LuxR C-terminal-related transcriptional regulator, translated as MIEAVREELASSSPAHARTVLRRNWLRLILESHTTELERMCLAHPEPHDPHILLIRACCRDLLGDSHGASFLRGQGLRVADDDFVACFTELLLATDTPSKAAAADRARAALTQCGPDDDYPSALFLLGWTEVRLRRDLADAIGLLRSAAAEARLHERTETFRLAQSNLAFALTHAGLFTEAEQILDALPPSPVPSDWDAFEGGLPQANRGSIAYWRGDYDEAIVQLDAVVTESGPGNNFEALARLYLVLSLIALKREDRYYAATGLLQGVSRTDKHGVPWDTLRRVVSAALAHAEGHDDRARSIAAPALARPGAAVAHAVLAELYRSLGESALAAQSLRLASAGAMPRYARVSTLVTTAALRSAAGYGADAHEHLDRALEAATPERILTPFLADDPLIGDLLSAHAHRGSRHDDLLRTILERRGRLARLTTGVLTRRESEVLACLRTTMTAEEISAHLGIAYPTVKTHIRSVYRKLGVTSRREAVHSADAR; from the coding sequence GTGATCGAAGCCGTCCGCGAGGAACTCGCCTCCAGCTCCCCGGCGCACGCGCGCACGGTCCTGCGTCGGAACTGGCTCCGCCTCATCCTGGAATCGCACACCACCGAGCTCGAGCGCATGTGCCTCGCGCACCCCGAGCCGCACGACCCGCACATCCTCCTCATCCGGGCCTGCTGCCGCGACCTCCTCGGAGACTCCCACGGCGCGTCCTTCCTCCGCGGGCAGGGACTGCGCGTCGCGGATGACGACTTTGTCGCGTGCTTCACCGAGCTCCTGCTGGCGACCGACACGCCGTCGAAGGCCGCGGCCGCGGATCGCGCCAGAGCGGCCCTCACCCAGTGCGGGCCGGACGACGACTACCCCTCCGCGCTCTTCCTCCTCGGCTGGACTGAGGTGCGTCTCCGTCGCGACCTCGCCGATGCGATCGGTCTGCTCCGATCCGCGGCCGCCGAGGCGCGACTGCACGAGCGCACCGAGACCTTCCGACTCGCGCAGTCCAACCTCGCCTTCGCGCTGACGCACGCCGGGCTGTTCACGGAGGCCGAGCAGATCCTCGACGCCCTCCCTCCCTCCCCCGTGCCGTCGGACTGGGATGCCTTCGAGGGTGGTCTCCCCCAGGCCAACCGCGGGTCCATCGCCTACTGGCGCGGCGACTACGACGAGGCCATCGTGCAGCTCGACGCGGTCGTCACCGAATCCGGTCCGGGGAACAACTTCGAGGCGCTGGCCCGCCTGTATCTGGTGCTGAGCCTGATCGCCCTGAAGCGCGAAGACCGGTACTACGCCGCGACGGGGCTGCTCCAGGGCGTGAGCCGGACCGACAAGCACGGCGTCCCCTGGGACACCCTGCGCCGTGTCGTCTCAGCCGCGCTCGCGCACGCCGAGGGACACGACGACCGCGCCCGGAGCATCGCCGCCCCCGCGCTCGCCCGACCCGGCGCCGCCGTCGCGCACGCGGTGCTCGCCGAGCTCTACCGCAGCCTCGGCGAGTCCGCACTCGCCGCGCAGTCGCTGCGGCTCGCCTCCGCCGGGGCCATGCCCCGCTACGCGCGCGTCAGCACTCTCGTCACCACCGCGGCGCTCCGCTCCGCCGCAGGATACGGCGCGGACGCGCACGAGCACCTCGACCGGGCGCTCGAGGCCGCGACGCCGGAGCGCATCCTCACCCCGTTCCTCGCGGACGATCCCCTGATCGGCGATCTCCTCAGCGCCCACGCGCACCGGGGCTCACGCCACGACGACCTCCTCCGGACGATCCTCGAGCGCCGCGGACGACTCGCACGGCTCACGACGGGGGTCCTCACGCGCCGGGAGAGCGAGGTCCTCGCCTGCCTGCGCACGACCATGACGGCGGAGGAGATCTCCGCGCACCTGGGCATCGCGTACCCGACCGTGAAGACCCACATCCGCTCGGTGTACCGGAAACTGGGCGTCACCTCGCGCCGAGAGGCCGTCCACTCCGCGGACGCCCGGTGA
- a CDS encoding bifunctional [glutamine synthetase] adenylyltransferase/[glutamine synthetase]-adenylyl-L-tyrosine phosphorylase yields the protein MARPDDSVSLSALARLGFAELSEAAAALAELATILDRPRSVLLEAAGVADPDAAVRGLLRVARRDAAPLRALLDDDDTRRRVWRVFGASEGLAEFFLRHPEELSVLAGPVTGLPTEELLDERLLASVGARDGFAQAGDDDAIVAVRVAYRRNLAAIAAYDLTHPAPETVVAGVSAALADIAGAALEASLAVARTRLQESMGHDEVAATRLAIIGMGKAGARELNYVSDVDVIFVGGTSDEEVVSEARAIDIATRLARETMRNLSAIEVEPALWEVDAALRPEGKQGALVRSLASHLAYYDRWAKSWEFQALLKARPLAGDPELGADYIAAVQPKIWSSAARQDFVESVQRMRERVMEHIDPEDAPYQLKLGAGGLRDIEFTVQLLQLVHGLTDESLRTRGTLESLDALVDGGYIGRVDAAAFAEDYRLLRLMEHRLQLRELSRTHLMPKTPAGLRVLARGTGLAESGEGMWARWEAVRREVREIHTRLFYRPLLSAVAGLPEEERTLSAAQAHDRLAAIGFRDPAGALRHIGALTSGLSRKATIQRHLMPIMVRWFADGSDPDYALLAFRRISERLGDTPWFLRMLRDSSGAAESLTRLLSSSRYVGELLEWIPESVAWLDSTGRLRPRGAAALDEEARAIQTRHETIGDALRAVRALRRRELLRTAMGAVLGVLTIEEVATALTEITEATIQAALRAVIREVVPPEDEDLDFAVIAMGRFGGAELGFGSDADILYVYEANGVDPQRAQKLATQIVAGLREHLTDHRLPLDLDADLRPEGRNGPVVRSIEAYTEYYRRWSLSWEAQALLRARGIAGSAKLIAHFTTLADTIRYPESVDLQGTREIKRIKARVEGERLPQGADPRRHLKLGPGTLSDVEWLVQLLQLQHAHAVAGLRTTSTLGALDAAVAAGLVEEDDAERLREAWRLSSRLRSAITLLTGQTSDLLPADRRQLDAIGRLLGYPDRSATELEEDYLGVTRRARKTFEDLFYG from the coding sequence ATGGCCCGTCCGGACGATTCCGTCTCGCTCTCCGCGCTGGCGAGGCTGGGGTTCGCCGAACTGAGTGAGGCCGCAGCGGCGCTGGCGGAACTGGCGACCATCCTCGATCGGCCGCGCTCGGTGCTGCTCGAAGCGGCGGGGGTGGCCGATCCGGATGCCGCCGTCCGCGGACTGCTGCGGGTGGCGCGCCGGGACGCGGCGCCTCTCCGCGCGCTGCTCGACGACGACGACACGCGTCGGCGGGTGTGGCGGGTGTTCGGCGCGTCCGAGGGGCTCGCGGAGTTCTTCCTGCGCCATCCGGAGGAGCTTTCCGTTCTCGCGGGGCCGGTGACCGGGCTTCCCACCGAGGAGCTGCTCGACGAGCGCCTGCTCGCGTCGGTGGGCGCGCGCGACGGCTTCGCGCAGGCCGGAGACGATGACGCGATCGTGGCCGTCCGCGTCGCGTACCGACGGAACCTGGCGGCCATCGCTGCCTACGACCTCACGCATCCGGCACCGGAGACCGTCGTCGCCGGGGTGTCGGCGGCTCTCGCGGACATCGCCGGCGCGGCGCTCGAAGCCTCGCTCGCTGTGGCCAGGACCCGTCTGCAGGAATCGATGGGGCACGACGAGGTCGCCGCCACCCGCCTCGCGATCATCGGCATGGGCAAGGCCGGCGCCCGCGAGCTGAACTACGTGAGCGACGTGGATGTGATCTTCGTCGGCGGCACGAGCGACGAGGAGGTCGTGAGCGAGGCCCGCGCGATCGACATCGCCACCCGACTGGCGCGGGAGACGATGCGGAACCTGAGCGCGATCGAGGTCGAGCCGGCGCTGTGGGAGGTCGATGCCGCGCTCCGCCCCGAGGGGAAGCAGGGAGCGCTCGTCCGGTCGCTCGCCTCGCATCTCGCGTACTACGACCGCTGGGCGAAGAGCTGGGAGTTCCAGGCGCTGCTCAAGGCCCGTCCGCTCGCGGGCGACCCGGAGCTCGGAGCCGACTACATCGCGGCGGTGCAGCCGAAGATCTGGTCCAGCGCCGCCAGGCAGGACTTCGTCGAGAGCGTCCAGCGCATGCGTGAGCGCGTGATGGAGCACATCGACCCCGAGGACGCGCCGTACCAGCTCAAGCTCGGTGCCGGCGGGTTGCGCGACATCGAGTTCACCGTCCAGCTCCTGCAGCTGGTGCACGGGCTCACCGACGAATCGCTGCGCACGCGCGGCACGCTCGAGAGCCTCGACGCCCTCGTCGACGGCGGCTACATCGGACGCGTGGACGCGGCCGCCTTCGCCGAGGACTACCGCCTGCTGCGACTGATGGAGCACCGTCTCCAGCTGCGCGAGCTCAGCCGCACGCATCTGATGCCGAAGACGCCGGCGGGACTGCGCGTCCTGGCCCGTGGCACGGGGCTGGCCGAGAGCGGCGAAGGCATGTGGGCGCGCTGGGAGGCGGTCCGCCGCGAGGTGCGGGAGATCCACACCCGCCTGTTCTATCGGCCGCTGCTCAGCGCCGTGGCCGGTCTGCCGGAGGAGGAGCGCACGCTCTCGGCCGCCCAGGCCCACGACCGACTGGCGGCGATCGGCTTCCGCGATCCGGCCGGTGCGCTGCGCCACATCGGCGCCCTGACGAGCGGACTCAGCCGCAAGGCCACCATCCAACGGCATCTGATGCCGATCATGGTGCGCTGGTTCGCCGACGGCAGCGACCCCGACTACGCGCTGCTCGCCTTCCGTCGGATCAGCGAGCGCCTCGGGGACACCCCCTGGTTCCTCCGGATGCTGCGGGACTCGTCCGGCGCCGCCGAGAGCCTCACCCGTCTGCTGTCCTCGTCGCGCTACGTGGGCGAGCTCCTCGAGTGGATCCCCGAGTCCGTGGCCTGGCTCGACAGCACCGGGCGCCTGCGTCCTCGCGGTGCGGCAGCGCTCGACGAGGAGGCGCGGGCCATCCAGACCCGCCACGAGACCATCGGAGACGCCCTGCGGGCCGTGCGGGCGCTGCGCCGCCGCGAGCTGCTGCGGACCGCGATGGGGGCGGTGCTCGGCGTGCTGACGATCGAGGAGGTCGCGACCGCGCTGACGGAGATCACCGAGGCGACGATCCAGGCCGCCCTGCGCGCGGTGATCCGGGAGGTCGTGCCGCCCGAGGACGAGGACCTGGACTTCGCCGTCATCGCGATGGGACGCTTCGGCGGTGCCGAGCTCGGCTTCGGATCCGACGCCGACATCCTCTACGTCTACGAGGCGAACGGGGTCGACCCGCAGCGGGCGCAGAAGCTCGCCACGCAGATCGTCGCCGGACTCCGCGAGCACCTGACCGATCACCGACTGCCGCTCGATCTCGACGCCGACCTCCGGCCCGAGGGGCGCAACGGTCCCGTCGTGCGGTCCATCGAGGCCTACACCGAGTACTACCGGCGTTGGTCGCTCTCCTGGGAGGCGCAGGCGCTGCTCCGAGCGCGCGGGATCGCCGGGAGCGCGAAGCTGATCGCGCACTTCACGACGCTGGCGGACACGATCCGCTACCCGGAGTCGGTCGACCTGCAGGGTACGCGCGAGATCAAGCGCATCAAGGCCCGCGTCGAGGGGGAGCGGCTGCCGCAGGGCGCGGACCCCCGTCGTCACCTGAAGCTGGGTCCGGGCACGCTGAGCGACGTGGAGTGGCTCGTGCAGCTCCTCCAGCTCCAGCACGCACACGCGGTGGCCGGTCTGCGCACGACGTCGACCCTCGGGGCGCTGGATGCGGCCGTCGCGGCCGGACTCGTGGAGGAGGACGACGCCGAGCGCCTCCGCGAAGCCTGGCGTCTGTCCAGCAGGCTCCGTTCCGCGATCACGCTGCTGACCGGACAGACGAGTGATCTGCTCCCGGCGGACCGAAGGCAGCTCGACGCGATCGGCAGGCTTCTGGGCTACCCGGACCGCTCGGCGACCGAGCTCGAAGAGGACTATCTGGGTGTCACCAGACGCGCTCGCAAGACCTTCGAGGACCTGTTCTACGGGTAG